The following are encoded in a window of Pelecanus crispus isolate bPelCri1 chromosome 6, bPelCri1.pri, whole genome shotgun sequence genomic DNA:
- the LOC142593768 gene encoding LOW QUALITY PROTEIN: uncharacterized protein LOC142593768 (The sequence of the model RefSeq protein was modified relative to this genomic sequence to represent the inferred CDS: substituted 1 base at 1 genomic stop codon): MRTRATKENLNIATVVIHGNEVYSRDEWSWDDSLQMPKLQAIPGQTIQIGCRVTNRSTYRRPTEIKTIYTDSSRPKNYNTECYKIIEPNSDCWYNLTYTKPIIVYCLWGFRGTELLFEFMIDTKSLPPQMSRNAPTQPPISLTPFIFNAGPYIIRNTGQQQMLFNPSYSLKRVELAVQTNISVIKPTCSPFLNTSYAGWSAWLRKRTPISPTRSRRDVTGALGTGLGVLNSIDAEILANKLATVTSDLSALKHPLQSSLSALGTNQWLLSDMLPQWGEVNKKDHQLIVDALGAAQNNVSLALSCIQAQLWMQPIVAAIIREGEAGTLPTEIRKVIWDNATEFERKFQSWWYPVNFTYNPTDGIVTAFVLTINDASVYTIYPIIALGLNHNGTILYPLEHRVWAPRNGNKWQTVDVNACIVREQQGFICESNTIKAQDICLDTERNVCHFEIQPNEAPETVLVYIGKGCVCMRTLCDFLLVDDIIVDMSNYSNICVCNFTKIVGCDFNYSAPVTSYKLLRSNYTLYQDLLPTPIGMNLTLVRKLLQHDDLDQLLKHIXRNGHRTLITVHHDAEEIYHVLERVKKDGGHHWWDTLFGWSPTATGVLNRMLHPVVVLLILAVSCLILTIALYFKLWIMMKHLSHLVSPQDVYILDDPHYKNICDVPNTFQIS; the protein is encoded by the coding sequence ATGAGAACACGTGCcaccaaagaaaatttaaacataGCTACTGTAGTTATACATGGAAATGAAGTATATTCCAGAGATGAGTGGAGTTGGGATGACTCTCTTCAGATGCCTAAACTTCAGGCCATCCCAGGACAGACAATACAAATTGGCTGCCGAGTGACTAATAGATCTACTTATCGTCGGCCGACCGAAATTAAAACAATCTACACTGACTCTTCCAGACCGAAAAATTATAATACTGAGTGTTACAAAATAATTGAACCCAATTCGGATTGTTGGTATAATCTCACCTATACCAAACCTATAATTGTGTACTGTCTTTGGGGTTTCAGAGGCACTGAATTACTCTTTGAATTTATGATTGACACGAAGTCTCTGCCCCCACAAATGTCTAGAAATGCACCGACTCAGCCTCCCATTAGTCTAACTCCTTTCATCTTCAATGCAGGCCCCTACATAATTAGAAATACAGGTCAGCAACAAATGTTGTTTAATCCATCATACTCCCTCAAACGAGTGGAATTAGCAGTGCAGACTAATATCTCTGTAATCAAACCTACCTGCTCACCATTCCTGAATACATCTTATGCAGGATGGTCAGCATGGTTACGCAAACGAACTCCCATCTCTCCAACACGATCAAGGAGAGATGTGACCGGTGCCTTGGGAACGGGACTAGGAGTCTTGAACAGCATAGATGCTGAAATACTTGCTAATAAATTAGCCACAGTAACCAGTGACTTAAGTGCATTGAAACACCCGTTACAATCTTCCCTTTCAGCTCTGGGAACCAACCAATGGCTCTTATCAGACATGCTGCCTCAGTGGGGAGAAGTAAATAAGAAAGACCACCAGTTGATTGTAGATGCACTCGGCGCTGcccaaaataatgtttctctaGCTCTTAGTTGTATCCAAGCTCAACTGTGGATGCAACCAATAGTAGCTGCAATAATACGGGAAGGTGAGGCAGGCACCTTGCCCACTGAAATCCGAAAAGTCATTTGGGATAATGCAACTGAATTTGAGAGAAAATTCCAGTCCTGGTGGTATCCAGTTAATTTCACTTACAACCCTACTGACGGCATAGTCACCgcttttgttttaacaataaACGATGCTTCAGTATACACCATATACCCAATCATCGCGTTAGGGTTGAATCACAATGGTACCATACTCTATCCTTTAGAGCATAGAGTATGGGCCCCACGAAATGGGAACAAATGGCAAACTGTTGATGTCAATGCATGCATTGTACGAGAACAGCAAGGATTCATTTGTGAGAGTAATACTATCAAGGCTCAAGACATTTGTCTTGACACTGAACgaaatgtttgtcattttgaaatacaacccAATGAAGCCCCTGAAACCGTACTAGTATATATTGGGAAAGGATGTGTTTGTATGAGAACCCTCTGTGATTTTTTATTAGTAGATGACATTATTGTAGATATGAGCAATTactcaaatatttgtgtttgtaacTTCACTAAAATTGTAGGATGTGACTTCAATTATTCAGCTCCTGTTACGTCTTATAAACTGCTACGATCTAACTATACATTGTATCAAGATTTACTACCTACTCCTATTGGAATGAATCTCACACTGGTGAGGAAACTGTTGCAACACGATGACCTGGACCAACTGCTAAAACACATCTGAAGAAATGGACACAGAACTCTCATCACTGTTCATCATGATGCTGAGGAGATATACCATGTCTTGGAAAGAGTGAAGAAAGACGGAGGACACCATTGGTGGGACACTCTATTTGGATGGTCACCAACCGCAACAGGAGTTCTAAATAGGATGCTTCACCCTGTAGTTGTTTTACTAATACTTGCTGTATCGTGTCTTATTTTAAccattgctttatattttaagCTTTGGATTATGATGAAACATTTGTCTCATCTAGTATCCCCACAAGATGTGTATATACTCGACGATCCTCACTACAAAAACATATGTGATGTACCCAATACGTTCCAAATATCGTGA